AGAAGTGGTACAAATCATAGCTGTACTCAGTTCAGTTTTGCTCTTTCAGATTTGCAAGCAACTGGAGAGAGATGCAAACTTTTTGCCGAGCAGTATAGACGTCATGGGGTTCCTGAACAATGAAGCGTGCACCAGTCCAGGGAGCCAGTGGAGTGACTCTTCCTCAGGTAAATGTTGCAACGGTCTCGTAAACTAAAAGCAAAACTTTATACACATTGTTAgctaaagtaaataaaagccCATTCTCCCTGAAATGTCTAAGcaattgtttattgttttagtgGTTCTGACTTTTAGTTCCCATTAAGGGTCATAAACACTGGATCCTATAATTTCCATCATCCCAACTAACAGCACCCATTGTTAGACCCTCTCTCCGTCATTAGGACATAATCAATGTTTATATCTTTGCACTGATCAGAACCACAGACCTCGGTCCTCTGCGTTAGAACACTTCTCACAAAGGCTGCTAATAGCTTCAGCTGCTATTCTCCTTCAACTCACTGaccttgtgtttcctgtttgtttcacaGCCGACGACTTAGACGATATGCCACAATACACAACTCTGTCGTCGGACCCCACCATGGACGACCCCTGGAACGTGCTTTGCCATCCGTTGACCTCCATGCTCTGATTGTcccaggacaggacaggacagggcaATTCTTTGACACTGAACTTTAAAGGGCTCCTCCTGACCACCACCCTCCCTCATCCTCCCAGTCGACTCTCCCGTCATCCCCCCCTCCAGACTGTGACAGGCGGCGTCCACACTTTAAGCTAAAGCACGGACCCCTCCCTCAATTCCTCCTCCGACCCGACCGTGCCAGCTCCGAGGGCCTCCCTCATCTCCCTCAACCTTTATGTGAAGTTATGAAGAGAGGATGTGACGTGCACTGCTGTCAAAGGACTTGCTGCTCATCATCTATGTTTTTGGCTGGTTCAACACATTTGTGATGCTCAGTAATGATAGTAATAGCCTGGACGTCTTACTCAGCTATTAATACATGCTCACCAATACTTAACCTTGGAAAAAaaagggctttaacatgcaGTTCACTTAACATGAAACAGCATATAAATATATGGTGTAAAATCAATTTTTAAGCTTTCTTTCCGTTAGTGAAGTGAATATTAGTGAAAAGGATGATAAGGTGTTTTGTCGATCTGTCTTCTCAATCCATCCTCTCAACCTCTGGTAAAATCCCTTCTTCATAATCTTGCAGCTGTTTTGCTTAAAGCAGTAGTAAGTGGTTTCTGTAAATacctgtttttgtgtgtgtgagagtttttttacaataaataaaaaatcttgtAAATATTGGAATGAATATGACtccttgttttttaatttgtccagtATGCTTCATTGATTTAGAATTAATTGACTTTTGTCCACttgaaaacacttttaaaacaaatccaataaaaacataaaagagcAGGTTATTATCCGACTGTAGAGAACACAAGTTGTTCTGTAAAAGGGCAGTAAATGCTGTTAAAGATTCACCGCTTGTGTTGGATTATTATTCAAAAGATGttcctttttccttccttaTCTCGATTTCTCCCAAGAATCCCCACACCTTCTGAGGAAATAGAGCCGTTGCACAACATGCACTCTTTAGTAGCAACACAATACTCACACTATCTGTGCCGTCAAAACAACCtcagttctaaacctgcctgctCTTAGTGCTGCATGTGTTAATGCCTCGGGGCTATACTTCAAATTATTCCTCGTCATTAGTGAGTGCTCCTCATACAGTTCTGCAGCATATTATAACCAGTCTGATGCACACACCTAaaggaaatgtatttttgaatTGTTAAATGTAGACTTGAcctcaaatttttaaaaaacttttacaacatACCCCTTTAGAAGGGTTCTTAATAGAGATACAGATGGGTAACAAAGAtaagaaaacataattaaacTATATAACATATTTCTATCTATGAATCTACATAATTCCCTTCAGATAAATCAGAGATGGGAAGCGGAAATGAAGAACATCCTACCACAGAATACCTGGGAGTGGATGTGCACGGAGGCACACCTAGTTACAAATTCAAACACGTGAAGGAAATTTAAATGggaattaacagattcttcagaagacacaagacGGGCCAGATGCATTCCGCTTGTGTTGACGTAACTGTGGAACACGTGCTGCCAATCGCACACTTATATATTCTGGCTCTGACCTAAATTAAATACATACTGGAGAGATATTCCAACAGTACATCCCATTAGGTCCCACAGTAGCACTATTGGGAGCGATGCCAGAAGGCCAGGATGTGAGGGCCAAAAAAGTACCTGCTAAACATACTACTCACTGCTATAAGTGTATAACCATTAAATTGTTGAACGGttagatacaagatacatttattgtcccacacaggacatgcaaggggggaaatttgtttttctgctatgacccatctggtgtacacaggaggacacacagagcagtgggcagccatgcatggCGCCCTGGGGAGCaatgtgccttgctcaggggcacttagacagtggggtggggtaggcactttgacagtgtggaacagatccaggtgttgtccatccaggtatggcgtttttgttgtcactccgtggattcGAACCGGAGACCACCATCAAGAttttctgcccacagtccaactttctgccactagtccaccacctcttcctctctaaGTGTTAACTCtccctatacacacacattatacacCATCCTCTCTGAAAAGCATGTATAGCAACTATGATACAACATTCAGGAGTGGACCCTTATTATCTCTTCATCCctggttatatattttttttatttttatttttatttaattatttacgtATGTAATCAATCATTTATTCGTATTCTTATTCCCCCTCTTTTCCTCTTGGAGTGAGCCctatttgatgtttgttgtccTTTCTATGCGTTGCACACTGTACCTGAATATCATGAATACCAATACTATCTACAGTTGAAAAATGGACAAAGATAGTAACTGTTTGAATATgcatattgttttgttgttgaaaactaaattaaaaaaaaaaagataaaaaaaagaatacttCTTAATGGATTATCGATTTGGTTATAACAAGTAgaaaaaacagcacacaaacacacagcacttCCTTATTCATCATCATTTATTATGTATAGTTAATTATTACAGAGTTTTTGTTGTATATATTGACATGTTATTGAACTCAAAGGAGTGTTTTAGTCTTATGAAAGAGAACTGGGTTCTGGTAAGTGAATGTCAGACATATGATATGACAGCTGCACATAAACAACCACCTTTGATATGTTGGTGGTTTCAGACCACAGACCAAATGTTGTAATGTACGTCCCCATTTTTTGCTGTCAGACAACTTTCGTCCATCACGatgtctgcctcctcttcctgttgtcGAGGTGGAGGACGCCCAGATTACTTCctctgcaacaacacaaacaaacgaaATGATCAAACATTGAGCGACTGTTTAATATGTCAGAGCACATCTCCTATAATTTTTGTTTAGTTCAATTATACctagttttttttgctgttactTTACTGGTCAGGTTAAACCAGAAGTCAGAGGTGACAAGTGACGCCATAGGTGAAataaggacagacagacagacagacagacagacagacagacagacaggcagacagacagacagacagacagactggcaGATAGccggaaagaaagacagaaagtcaGATCCACAAATTTGAAGGATTTGAATTGTTGCACTCAGGAGCTGTGAAGAACAACGTTACTACAGCTCATAAccacaaaaggaaaataaagggACCCACTTAATGCCAACATAAACTCATATCATCATAACAAACAGTCTGAGGTGAAAGACAGGGTCACAGCACTATAAAAGAGGTCCAAATATCCAGCCAGCCAAACGTCCAACCAATCAAACGTCCGACCAACCAAACATCCAAATGTTTGGCTGCGTGCACCAGGACAACAGCATGATTTCTTGTAAATGGTTGAGGTGATGAATTGAAGTACCAGCAGCGCATGCGCCACTCCACTAGAAAAAATTATTTCCAGTGAAACCTGTTCTGCCtcacaacatgcacacacttacGTGATCCTTTTACATATTTACGAAAGGAATAAGCCTGTCATGAATAAACTTGTAGCAGTTATAGCTTGAGCTGCTGTCTTATGAAGAATTTGTCAATTTTCCCTGGAAAGACATTTGATTTTGAGGCCACGTGTGCAGGCCGGGTGTGGACACTTTTTGCAGCGCGCACCCCGGAAAAACCGGGTGTGCAGCTTTGTGTATAAATGGGCGCCGTTATCGACAACTTGTGTTCACTTCTGACCAGGAAGAGTCTGCAagaggaaaacacaaagacaagatCAAGAGAAGAAGGGAAGATACTCTGGAGAAAACTTACTCCAACCGGACAATAGCTTCTGCGCATTCCCTCTTCGGATAATACACCAACAAATACTGTAAGTGATCTTATAATAAGTCAAGACTTTATTCGAACACCGAATGCCTCATACTGCAATATCTGTTACTGTTCTACTGAGAACATATATTAAAAAGATCATGTCTTGGATAACGTCATTACGTTGACTCCGGCACTTAAACGCCCGTTCATGCGCCCCTGCGTGTCCCGGCCATGAACTCTACTCGCCCTCCTGCAGGCACGTAAAACAGCAGGCAGCAGTAAATTAAAGTAGAGGCTCTCCTTACTGTAAATCACATTcacgcacaaacgcacacacacacaaactcacacacactcacacacacacacaaacacacagcattcCCCGTTTATCTAAAgacttctcctctctgctgtgtaTTTTAGGCGAACATGCCTGTCtcgaggatgaggatgaggccGTGGCTGGAGCAGATGATCGAGTCCAACACCGTCTCGGGGCTGCACTGGGTTGACAAGGTAAGAGATCGATTTCCTCAAGCAGCGCATTCGTTTTTTAAACGGTCCTCACCAAAAAAAAGTCTTCATGTAGTGAATATCCTCATGAGGGAAGTGATATCTGCAGGGCTCAACGTGTCTGTATTATGGAAAGTTCCTTGCTCTATATTTGCATGTTACTCTCAGCAGCTTTGTTTTTGGTGGCAGTAAGTGTGACTTTCAACCCTGACACCGACTGGTACATCAAACTGATGAAATAAGTCAGCAGTGAGACAGAAATCAAACGAAGATAAGTTTGGCGTCTGTCTCACAGATGTCCTGATATTCTAATGTGTGCCAAGGAaattagagaaaaaaaactcatttAAAATCTCTTTCAAACACATCAATCGATTTTTTTTTGCGTCAGAATGTTTTGCTTCCTAAATTGACTACGACAGATAGAAAACAGTATCCTATGAGATACAGTAGATGCTCAGTCTTTTTCTGTACTTTCCAGGACCAGAAGATGTTCTGCATTCCCTGGAAGCACGCAGCTCTGCAATGCTGGGAGATGGACAAGGACGCCTCTCTGTTCAAAATGTGGGCCATCCACACCGGTGAGCAACATACGTACTGTCTACAAATAAAGAAGCAGAACAATTGACTTTGTTTATAAAAGAATGTATGAAAGTGACTGAACAAAGTTCATCCTGCAGGGAAGTACAGTCAAGGCCAGAACACCGACCCAAAGACGTGGAAGGCCAACTTCCGCTGCGCAATGAACTCGCTGCCTGACATTGAGGAGGTGAAAGACAAGAGCATCCACAAGGGCCAACAAGCCGTGCGCGTCTTCAGAATGCTGCCTGTCACCCCGAAATCTGGAGGTGAGtcaactgacaggaagtgagcgaGCGATTTGTGCTCAGCGTCTACTGCACGCTGATCAGTTTGTTCTACAGTTTAAGAGGTCAACcaacttaaatgtttttttccttcatctgcacagataaacacagaaaaccaaAGGAcaaaaagcagaggaggaaggtaaatacatatttaatttaaaattatgATATTATTGTGATGTGTTGGTGCAGCAGCTAAACATACAACTCGTGCAACTGTAGGCATGTCCTAAATATGTCTTGCTTTTATGTCTCTGCCGAACCAGGTGGTCAAGACAGAGGAAGACACAGACTACAGCGATACTCAGTCGCCCATGGATGTGTCAATGATGGAGGAGTCCACCCAGGAGAACACGGTGGACAGTACAGTGGAGACACAGCAGCAAGGTGAGGAATTAAACTGGCGGGACAATGTCCTCCGGTCGAAACACTACAGAGAGCAGGGAAAGCTGGAGAACTGGAGCAAGTCGTGTATCTAacgctgctgtttgtttgcagtTTGTGGATCGGACCATTTGGTCCCCGACTGGGCTCTCTCACTCGAGGTCGAGACAGATAACTTTTCCAACAACTATTGCCAGAGATTCCAAGTTTCACCCGACCACAGCCCCGGTAAGACATCGACACAACAAAGTGTTAAAGATGAACCCAGGTAGCCTGAAATCAGGTAAATTCAATCATCACCATATGTCCTCTCTATTCTCTCTCTTCAATGTGAACTTCTAGATTACAACTATTCCCAGGACATAATGGAGGTAAGCATGGACTTCAGCTCCAACTCTTAATAGTAACGCAGTTTTCATTGACAGGAATacccatgtttgtttttaggcctgtgcaataataataatatcattgAACCATGAGATGATTGTTAAAAGAAGTGGTACAAAACGTAGCTGTACTCAGTCCAGTGTTGCTCTTTCCGGTTTGCAAGCAACTGGAGAGAGACGCAAACTTTTTGCCGAGCAGTTTCGATGTCATGAGGTTCCTGAACAATGAAGTATGCAATTAGCTTGCAACCAACGAACCAACAATCTAACCAACCCAACATACAACCAGCCAAACgtccaaccaaccagccaaacGTCCAACCAACGAACCAAACGTCTAACCAGCAAAATGTCCAACCAATGAACAAACCATCTAACCAACCCAACGTACAACCAACCAAACGTCCAACCAGCCAAACATAAAACCAACGAAAGAACCTtctaaccaaccaacaaacatcCAACCAGCCAAACCTCCAACCAGCCAAACgcccaaccaaccaaccaaacctCAGCCCAACATTGCAGCAAAGTTACagactcatagatatcagaGACATTAACATGCCTGatgttttccatcaagatccatccatcgttctctgagaaatcagtgaaaatgttgtacaactcctcacaatgttaaataaagcTGAAACCAACCTGGATCTGATTATTGGAGGCTTCATTATAAATGGATATCCAGAATTCTTCCACTACTTGTATTTCATGGCTTTCAAAGTATTTGCTTATAGTTCAGTTTGGGTTAGCAGTTATCAGTTCGGGCCACAGTGGGATCACTATTTGATCGTGACTGTTTCGATGTGATGATTCGTACAATTATCCATCAGttggtgaataaaaaaaaaaagaaaagaacgacCATCTGCAGCGACATCAATTGTAGGATGATgcagaaaaaattgaaaataggTGTTGCATAAAACATAGCAACCTCTGTAAAAAATGCCAGAAGTTTTTTCAGAAATGTGAAATCAGAAGATCCTTCTTGCCATTATACTCAGGGACAATGCCATTGTAAGGGGCTTCTCTCTATAGTCaaagattaaatatatatttatatatatatatacatacatacacatagtAAAGAGAGTAATAGCAGCATCATAACATTCATAGCACAGTGAAGGTGTCTGTATTTATGCTAATGCAGGAGTATGTCTGTACCCAGTGTGTTTTTACTGTCTCGCGGCACAGTGGAAACATATTTCAGGCTTTGGCTACACAGATTGTAGCTTACAGTAATTTCCATGGTGGATTTGTTGATAAGAAGCATTACCCTTTAAATTTGTCTCTGAGAAGTTGAAAAGAAATGGTGGCAAACCCACAACTCACAACCGTTCCGCCCTGCCCCGTCCTCGTATGAGGTggctgcaaaaacacacatgacATGTCTGTATGTGTTTGGAGGATAAAGGGACACAGAGAAGGTATGTCTGGTGCTTTCCACTGGCGAGTAAATAATCATTTTACTCGACTGATTTAAACAACACAGCACCCTGAGCTGGAGTTGTTTTTTAATAGTTGTGAAATGACAGGATGGTAAGTTGGTTACTTCCCctaatatacatacacacacacacacacacacacacacacaataaccagCAGGGTGAGATCTGGCCGACTTGGTATTTCCCTAGGTTTTTTCTGTCTATGACACTGGCTGGTATCTCCCAGAATGCCACACTGCTGTTAATACTTGGATTGCACCGTACTCtcctaaatataaatatttcaggTTTGTTTCCCAAAATGACATCACATCTACTTTACAAAGTTATTAGGATAAACTTACAATGAGCAAGAGTGAGAGTGATATATGACTTCACACTAAAGTGCTGAATGCTGTTATTATTAATGAAAGACTGCTatgcatactgtgtgtgtgtgtgtgtgtgtgtgtgtgtgtgtgtgtgtgtgtgtgtgtgtatgtgtgtgtgtgtgtgtgtctgtgtgtgtgtgtgagtagtgTATTATTATcaatgttatattattattattcgtaGTAGTATTTTTAAATCCTATTGTATGTGTGAAAGTCTGAGTCACATCCTACTTATTTATATGTTAACAGTTCCCTGTCTCCTAGATAatcatttttatattcatcTTATTTGAAaagataataatcataattacattaataataatatacaccaattaaaagtgttttcataACATTTGAgtattggttgtgttgtgttgttttatgctGCACCTGGTTAAGGTTATAGAACAACTGTGTTGTGGTTTAATGCAGATAATCATCATACTGACTATTTGAgaatcattgtttttattaataattaaccaGACTTAATTCTAACCACAGACAggactttttaaataattaataattaataattaacattATATCTAGAGACTTGGTCGAGACCTTACAGTATTACAGAGAAACCCAAGAACGGAGAAAATGTGGAGGAAAGGAGAAGTGGGTGGAAAACGGGAGAAAACCAATATGAttacacagaaagaaaagagaagtcaAACCGTGTAAaatgttctcctgctgctctgctcgaGGTTTGTCTGAAAAGATGACTTGGGTGTCACCATTTGAAAACGTCGACCGGATTCAGTCTGGAGATACTTTTTAACAGTCCCACACTCACAAACTTATAAGAgagaaattaaacattaaaaaaggcTCTTAGGTGCATTATGGGAAGTGTAAAATCCATTGATAATGACCCTTACAGAATAAAACTAAAGCTCAAGCCGTTCCTGCTCCGTTTCattaatgtattgtaatttattCAGTAGCTTGCCGACTAAAAACGCCCCCAAATCAAATGGCTAATGCAACTTTACGACTTTTATGTCTATGACAAGTTTGGTGAAGATTGAGTATTTAACATACAACCATAAGATTTTTCATGTTCTggagaaatgtcttgtttttatacCTAAATTCACTCCCACtgctccgctcccttcactggtaaccagtggctgctcgcttccatttaaaaacattagtacttgcgtaccttGATGTGAActggtccagtctacatccaggacatggtcaaaccttacaccccagccTGTTCACTCCACTCTGGTTCTGCCAATCGGCTCATTGCTCcttcactgcgagctaaacactcatcacaatcacgactgtttgctgtcctggctcctaaatggtggaatgagctccccatggacatccggacatcagaaagtaaaaaaatcctccaccgcaaactaaaaacatacctcttccgactataccttgaatacaattttgaaactaacaatttagtagcacttaaatggaacTTACTTATAGCaatttgtagtttgtttgtttttttgaaaaagtgtcactttcttgattcttgttgttctgggtttgtaccctcaaaaaaaatgtaaatgtatacaGGCAGAAATACGCACTGACACTGACTGATGATCCTGTGCAGCGGTCTTTTCCTTGACTGTGAGCTCACAGACAAGAAAGGAAAACATAACTTTTAAGCCTTAATGTTTCAAGTTCATGGGAGTGAAACAAAGTTGATACATAAAAAAAGCTGCACCAAGGTTTTCTTCACAATCTACGATCTGTAGCCTTAGAGGTTTTAATCAGAGTTGGGGGAATGCATGTATCATACATTACTGCCTCTTACTGAGAGGCAGTGATGTATGATACCTGCAGAGTGCAGGCCAAACAAGTTTAAAACAGGGTCTAAAGAGCAATTCCTCAGGGAAATGATCAGGACAAAAGATAATTTGTCGGCACAATTGATGGTCTTTTATTCATGAGTTTGAGTTGTAAAATCTAGGGTGCAACTTGAAATTTCGAACTTTTGCCAACTTTTGTTTGGGAGCACtactgtgcgagtgtgtgtgtacgtgtgtgtacgtttgtgtatgtgcacaaACGTCTCCGACTGTTAGTGTCTTTCTTTGCAAACACATCCAAGCTTTGTTGTCTACACGTAATGAAGACATTGCAGCATTCAACatgtcttttacttttacttatttTACCCACTGCTCATTAATGTGCACTGAGTTACACTGAATTTAAACACCTCAAAGCCAGAGTCCATCATTTAAACAATTACCCTGGATGTGCTGGTTCCAGTACTTGTGTATTCTAAaattctatatatatttttccaataTGGCCCTGATGTAAATTTATGAACTTGACAATCTATACAACTTTAACAATGTTACTT
This genomic window from Pleuronectes platessa chromosome 15, fPlePla1.1, whole genome shotgun sequence contains:
- the LOC128457627 gene encoding interferon regulatory factor 1, whose translation is MPVSRMRMRPWLEQMIESNTVSGLHWVDKDQKMFCIPWKHAALQCWEMDKDASLFKMWAIHTGKYSQGQNTDPKTWKANFRCAMNSLPDIEEVKDKSIHKGQQAVRVFRMLPVTPKSGDKHRKPKDKKQRRKVVKTEEDTDYSDTQSPMDVSMMEESTQENTVDSTVETQQQVCGSDHLVPDWALSLEVETDNFSNNYCQRFQVSPDHSPDYNYSQDIMEQLERDANFLPSSFDVMRFLNNEVCN